A stretch of the Bacillus licheniformis DSM 13 = ATCC 14580 genome encodes the following:
- a CDS encoding ClpP family protease yields MDSNRIQNGDSQGEQPAKQDAKDSLVNKIQQLGETTLPQMGQDTNIHCLTIIGQIEGHVQLPPQNKTTKYEHVIPQIVAVEQNPKIEGLLIILNTVGGDVEAGLAIAEMLASLSKPTVSIVLGGGHSIGVPIAVSCDHSYIAETATMTIHPVRLTGLVIGVPQTFEYLDKMQERVINFVTSHSNISEEKFKELMFSKGNLTRDIGTNVVGNDAVKYGLIDETGGVGQAIQKLNELIEQNKGAQEGMIQ; encoded by the coding sequence ATGGATTCAAACCGGATACAAAACGGGGACAGCCAAGGGGAGCAGCCGGCTAAGCAGGACGCAAAAGACAGTCTCGTCAACAAAATCCAGCAGCTCGGCGAAACGACACTCCCGCAGATGGGGCAGGACACCAACATTCACTGCCTGACCATTATCGGACAAATTGAAGGTCACGTCCAGCTTCCTCCCCAAAACAAAACAACAAAGTATGAACATGTGATTCCCCAGATCGTTGCAGTAGAGCAGAATCCTAAAATCGAAGGTCTGCTCATCATCTTAAACACGGTCGGAGGAGACGTAGAAGCGGGCCTTGCGATTGCGGAAATGCTGGCGTCCCTGTCAAAGCCGACGGTCTCTATCGTACTGGGCGGCGGACATTCAATCGGAGTTCCAATCGCAGTGTCCTGCGACCACAGCTATATCGCTGAAACAGCTACGATGACGATCCATCCGGTCAGGCTGACAGGGCTTGTCATCGGTGTGCCGCAGACATTTGAGTATCTCGACAAAATGCAGGAAAGGGTCATCAATTTCGTGACAAGCCATTCCAACATATCGGAAGAAAAATTTAAAGAACTGATGTTTTCAAAAGGCAATTTAACCCGTGACATCGGGACGAATGTCGTAGGAAACGATGCGGTTAAATACGGATTAATCGATGAAACCGGCGGAGTCGGACAGGCGATTCAAAAGCTGAATGAATTAATCGAACAAAACAAGGGCGCCCAGGAAGGGATGATCCAATGA